In Oryza sativa Japonica Group chromosome 3, ASM3414082v1, one DNA window encodes the following:
- the LOC4333067 gene encoding uncharacterized protein, whose protein sequence is MAGESRGSIAFFATYRPPVPLDVFSCPVAPPPSSPRDELHLTDGVSYNHSCRPIPAAALRALLQRPKLASEATTADVDAGRITGLVFVSERDSGLETLHVALRFDGGKQVKVFGLADIFGAGGDFSGVRMEDSGCFGGGYRERGRAVDHTLVYVSTREPVAARRSPWTVVYGTNLRTGETARLTPRGTFDLSPAVSPSGKRVAVASWQGKPGLWDGEIEDLRTDIYVMNVHKPPLGRTGPVVKNAGWPTWGSDDVIFFHRRVGTTWGVFRFSMSTGEEARVTPEEFDAVTPAAISETKVAVATIRRKSQFSDVRVEEQYRHIEIFDVASPEQPVKITQKTRPKTDHFNPFVLDGGSRIGYHRCKSEQLHQNNGGGGSSVANNFHKLQSPHKDVGLFRVSGVCPTISKDGSKLAFVDNEFKAVWLADSHGLRVVYEKKGPNSVFSTAWNQNTALDTLYVCVGPSFSADKPLQIYAIHDVSALGGRQQRRLTAGASNNAFPSSSPDGGRLVFRSTRDGGGGGRRHKNLYVMEDAAVGEFGTSKVTRLTSGAWTDTHCSWSPREGSDWIVFSSTRDKPAAAPADDNGLDPGYFAVFLVRASDPTVVVRVVRSADSVAGHVNHPVFSPDGRSIAVTADLAAVSADPISLPLFLHSVRPYGDIFTVDIDPDDISKNRDVRAFHRVTHSRYENSTPAWTTFATDDPNAQWSTLVTTKEAAAYRPACPYAHPDGGDSWHMTGHLLLPKRCC, encoded by the coding sequence ATGGCGGGAGAGAGCCGCGGCAGCATCGCCTTCTTCGCCACCTACCGCCCGCCGGTGCCGCTCGACGTCTTCTCCTGCCcggttgcgccgccgccgtcctccccgcGAGACGAGCTCCACCTCACCGATGGCGTCTCCTACAACCACAGCTGCCGCCCCATCCCGGCCGCCGCGCTCAGGGCGCTCCTCCAGCGCCCCAAGCTGGCCTCCGaggccaccaccgccgacgtcgacgccggCCGCATCACCGGCCTGGTGTTCGTCTCCGAGAGGGACAGCGGGCTGGAGACGCTGCACGTAGCCCTGCGCTTCGATGGCGGCAAGCAGGTGAAGGTGTTCGGCCTGGCCGACAtcttcggcgccggcggcgacttcAGCGGCGTCCGCATGGAGGACAGCGGCTGCTTCGGCGGCGGCTACAGGGAGCGCGGCCGCGCCGTGGACCACACGCTGGTGTACGTGTCCACCAGGGAGCCGGTGGCGGCTCGCCGGAGCCCATGGACGGTGGTGTACGGCACCAACCTGAGGACCGGCGAGACGGCCCGCCTCACCCCGAGGGGGACCTTCGACCTGAGCCCCGCCGTGTCGCCGTCGGGGAagagggtggcggtggcgtcgtGGCAGGGCAAGCCCGGCCTGTGGGACGGCGAGATCGAGGACCTGAGGACGGACATCTACGTGATGAACGTGCACAAGCCGCCGCTGGGGCGGACGGGCCCGGTGGTCAAGAACGCCGGGTGGCCGACGTGGGGCAGCGACGACGTCATCTTCTTCCACCGCCGGGTCGGCACCACCTGGGGCGTGTTCCGCTTCTCCATGAGCACCGGGGAGGAGGCGCGCGTGACGCCCGAGGAGTTCGACGCCGTGACGCCGGCGGCCATCAGCGAGACGAAGGTCGCGGTGGCCACCATCCGCAGGAAGTCCCAGTTCAGCGACGTCCGCGTGGAGGAGCAGTACCGGCACATCGAGATCTTCGACGTGGCCTCGCCGGAGCAGCCGGTGAAGATCACGCAGAAGACTAGGCCCAAGACCGACCACTTCAACCCCTTCGTCCTCGACGGCGGCAGCCGCATCGGGTACCACCGGTGCAAGAGCGAGCAGCTTCACCAGAATAACGGTGGAGGCGGCAGCAGTGTAGCCAACAACTTCCACAAGCTGCAGTCGCCGCACAAGGACGTGGGGTTGTTCAGGGTGTCCGGCGTGTGCCCGACCATCTCCAAGGACGGCTCCAAGCTCGCGTTCGTGGACAACGAGTTCAAGGCGGTGTGGCTCGCCGACAGCCATGGCCTGCGCGTGGTGTACGAGAAGAAGGGGCCCAACAGCGTGTTCTCCACGGCGTGGAACCAGAACACGGCGCTCGACACGCTCTACGTCTGCGTCGGCCCCTCCTTCAGCGCCGACAAGCCGCTCCAGATCTACGCCATCCACGACGTGTCCGCGCTCGGCGGCCGCCAGCAGCGCCGCCTCACCGCCGGCGCCTCCAACAACGCCTTCCCCTCGAGCAGCCCCGACGGTGGCAGGCTCGTGTTCCGCTCCacccgcgacggcggcggcggcggcaggcggcacaAGAACCTGTACGTCATGGaggacgccgccgtcggcgagtTCGGCACCAGCAAGGTGACGCGCCTCACCAGCGGCGCGTGGACGGACACCCACTGCAGCTGGTCGCCGCGTGAGGGGAGCGACTGGATCGTCTTCTCCTCCACCCGAGAcaagcccgccgccgcgccagccgACGACAACGGCCTCGACCCGGGCTACTTCGCCGTGttcctcgtccgcgcctccgacCCCACGGTGGTGGTCAGGGTGGTGAGGAGCGCCGACAGCGTCGCCGGCCACGTCAACCACCCGGTGTTCAGCCCCGACGGCCGCAgcatcgccgtcaccgccgacctcgccgcggtGTCCGCCGACCCGATCTCGCTGCCGCTGTTCCTGCACTCCGTCCGCCCCTACGGCGACATCTTCACCGTGGACATCGACCCCGACGACATCAGCAAGAACAGGGACGTCAGGGCGTTCCACCGCGTGACGCACAGCCGCTACGAGAACTCCACGCCGGCGTGGACCACGTTCGCCACCGACGACCCCAACGCGCAGTGGAGCACGCTGGTGACCaccaaggaggcggcggcttaccgTCCGGCCTGCCCCTACGCCcaccccgacggcggcgacagctgGCACATGaccggccacctcctcctccccaagagatgctgctag
- the LOC4333068 gene encoding E3 ubiquitin-protein ligase WAV3 codes for MAFNDDEQSAPVANNNGGTTTRPPGITGVPVGQVELTKYHNAEAPLDPNDQEVLLELKGTSSATSRAALDLIAVLDVSTSMAGNKLDRMKAALLFVIRKLADVDRLSIVTFSNDAARLCPLRFVAGDAARADLGALVDGLAADGNTNIRAGLEIGLAVAAGRRLTAGRAVNVMLMSDGQQNRGDATRLDPGGVPVHTFGLGADHDPAVLQAIAGKSREGMFHYVADGVNLTAPFSQLLGGLLTIIAQDLELTVTRVDGEAAIKKVDAGTYPQAAAADGSSVTVQFGTLYSAEVRRVLVYLALEDSTAFPPYDAEVVEAQFRYSLQGATVASNPDPVSIRRSGSAPEPSEEAPARKPEVETEMARRRHAESIREARSMADGKELERARTRLVEAQNALEDVLDQANPMVDMLREELLQLLRLMETQEAYERAGRAYAVSSLASHDRQRFAARGDAEGVRLFATPRMDAYLEQAWRFDEDPGGAALPSAEEDVRQEVAANPLAPVAGQIAFYVRSAIQALQAIDKIFASVAAATSTSTSTST; via the coding sequence ATGGCGTTCAACGACGACGAGCAAAGCGCTCCGGTGGCGAACAACAATGGCGGGACGACGACCAGGCCGCCGGGAATTACCGGCGTGCCGGTGGGGCAAGTGGAGCTGACCAAGTACCACAACGCCGAGGCGCCCCTCGACCCCAACGACCAGGAGGTGCTCCTCGAGCTCAAGGgcacctcctccgccacctcccgcGCCGCCCTGGACCTCATCGCCGTCCTCGACGTCAGCACCAGCATGGCCGGCAACAAGCTCGACAGGATGAAGGCCGCCCTGCTCTTCGTCATCCGCAAGCTCGCCGACGTGGACCGCCTCTCCATCGTCACCTTCTCCAACGACGCCGCCCGCCTCTGCCCGCTCcgcttcgtcgccggcgacgccgcgcgGGCCGACCTTGGGGCCCTCGtcgacggcctcgccgccgacggcaaCACCAACATCAGGGCGGGCCTCGAGatcggcctcgccgtcgccgccggccgccgcctcaccgccggccgcgcggTGAACGTCATGCTCATGTCCGACGGGCAGCAGAACCggggcgacgcgacgcggcTGGACCCCGGCGGCGTGCCCGTCCACACCTTCGGCCTCGGCGCCGACCACGACCCCGCCGTGCTCCAGGCGATCGCCGGGAAGAGCCGGGAGGGGATGTTCCACTacgtcgccgacggcgtcaaccTCACCGCGCCCTTCTCGCAGCTCCTCGGCGGCCTCCTCACCATCATCGCGCAGGACCTGGAGCTGACGGTGACGCGGGTCGATGGCGAGGCCGCCATCAAGAAGGTGGACGCCGGCACGTACCCgcaggcggccgccgccgacgggtcGTCCGTGACCGTCCAGTTCGGGACGCTGTACAGCGCGGAGGTGCGCAGGGTGCTCGTCTACCTCGCGCTGGAGGACAGCACCGCCTTCCCGCCGTACGacgcggaggtggtggaggcccAGTTCAGGTACAGCCTCCAGGGCGCGACGGTGGCGTCCAACCCTGACCCGGTGAGCATCCGCCGCAGCGGGAGCGCGCCGGAGCCGAGCGAGgaggcgccggcgaggaagccggaggtggagacggagatggcgcggcggcggcacgcggagTCGATCCGGGAGGCGCGGAGCATGGCGGACGGGAAGGAGCTGGAGCGCGCGAGGACGAGGCTGGTGGAGGCGCAGAACGCGCTGGAGGACGTACTGGACCAGGCGAACCCGATGGTGGACATGCTCCGGGAGGAGCTCCTGCAGCTTCTGCGGCTGATGGAGACGCAGGAGGCGTACGAGCGGGCGGGGCGGGCGTACGCCGTGTCGTCGCTAGCGTCCCACGACCGGCAGCGGTTCGCCGCCCGCGGCGACGCGGAGGGCGTGCGGCTCTTCGCGACGCCGCGGATGGACGCGTACCTGGAGCAGGCGTGGCGGTTCGACGAGGaccccggcggcgcggcgctgccgtcggcggaggaggacgtGAGGCAGGAGGTCGCCGCCAACCCGCTGGCGCCCGTCGCCGGGCAGATCGCGTTCTACGTCAGGTCGGCCATCCAGGCGCTGCAGGCCATCGACAAGATCTtcgccagcgtcgccgccgccacctccacctccacctccacctccacctag